The Paenibacillus uliginis N3/975 genome has a window encoding:
- a CDS encoding condensation domain-containing protein, which produces MSQRSVINPTIANIYSLTPMQEGMLYHKLAHGESTSYVIQNRFESSGYISEATTQQALKLLFMRYEVLRTSIVFEKLEAPRQVILRNREAEYERIDLSELCEAEQVSRLDEVARLDVERGFDLQRDSLLRIKLIALGHDRYKMIWTFHHIIIDGWCLSLLYGDFKRYYDLLEIGRSMSDLERMIAGEKKRTAEYGEYLQWLERQDKELGLSYWEELLADYDETADIKPMKKPQPVDEHVLESRIVMSKGQTQSLLDLASSNHVTINTVTEAAWGIVLQAYSGTKDVVFGKIVSGRHADIRGIEQIVGLFISTIPTRVRCEEDTTVSKLLNELQMQGMKGNEYSYCPLPQIMGLTKQKSDLVKVLYVFENYEFEEVLLMDDEDGIQLQFESSREKVNYAIVLVASLEDGYLNLKIMYDPSVFVKDEIESVLSKVQTVLLSLTANPAGRVSAIETITPEEKARILGEFNDTTVEYPRDRTVVDMFEEQVIKTPDHIAVVFEDEQLTYAELNRKAN; this is translated from the coding sequence ATGAGCCAAAGAAGTGTCATAAACCCGACAATTGCAAATATCTATTCTCTTACCCCGATGCAGGAGGGGATGCTGTACCACAAGCTTGCGCACGGAGAATCGACCAGTTATGTCATTCAAAATAGATTTGAATCGAGCGGGTATATTTCCGAAGCAACAACTCAGCAGGCTTTAAAGCTCCTTTTCATGAGGTATGAGGTTCTGAGGACGTCAATCGTATTTGAGAAGTTGGAAGCTCCAAGGCAAGTAATCCTAAGGAACAGGGAAGCTGAATATGAACGAATCGATTTGTCAGAATTGTGCGAAGCGGAGCAAGTCAGCCGATTGGATGAGGTAGCTCGACTGGATGTCGAGCGTGGCTTTGATCTGCAGCGGGATTCTCTGCTACGAATCAAGCTTATCGCATTAGGTCATGACAGATACAAAATGATTTGGACATTCCATCATATCATCATAGACGGCTGGTGCTTGTCGCTGCTATACGGCGATTTTAAACGTTATTATGATTTGCTTGAAATCGGAAGAAGTATGAGTGATTTGGAACGGATGATCGCTGGCGAAAAAAAGCGGACCGCGGAATATGGCGAATACCTCCAATGGCTGGAAAGGCAGGATAAAGAACTTGGCCTTTCCTATTGGGAGGAGCTGTTAGCAGATTATGATGAAACAGCTGACATCAAGCCGATGAAAAAGCCCCAACCCGTTGATGAGCATGTGTTAGAGAGCCGTATCGTGATGTCCAAAGGACAAACGCAAAGCCTGCTAGATCTGGCCAGTTCCAACCATGTCACAATTAATACGGTTACAGAGGCTGCGTGGGGGATTGTTCTTCAGGCATATAGCGGGACCAAGGATGTGGTATTTGGGAAGATTGTGTCAGGTAGACATGCAGATATCAGGGGAATCGAACAGATCGTGGGCTTATTTATTTCGACCATCCCTACTAGAGTCAGATGTGAAGAAGATACAACTGTTTCAAAACTTCTGAATGAGCTGCAGATGCAGGGGATGAAGGGTAATGAATATTCTTACTGTCCACTTCCGCAAATTATGGGATTGACGAAACAGAAGTCCGATTTGGTTAAAGTTTTGTATGTATTTGAAAATTACGAGTTCGAAGAAGTTTTGCTGATGGACGATGAAGACGGGATTCAATTACAGTTCGAATCGTCTAGGGAAAAGGTTAATTATGCAATCGTTCTGGTTGCAAGTCTTGAAGATGGTTATTTGAATCTGAAGATCATGTACGACCCCAGTGTGTTCGTGAAGGACGAAATCGAGAGCGTACTATCCAAAGTGCAAACCGTTTTATTGTCTCTTACAGCCAATCCGGCAGGTAGGGTCTCTGCAATTGAGACGATTACCCCAGAGGAGAAGGCCAGAATCCTTGGTGAGTTCAACGACACGACTGTCGAATACCCAAGGGACCGAACGGTAGTGGATATGTTCGAGGAGCAGGTGATAAAAACACCTGATCATATAGCAGTAGTATTCGAGGATGAGCAGCTTACTTATGCTGAGTTGAACCGAAAGGCCAAC
- a CDS encoding condensation domain-containing protein, translating into LQSSMDLERGPLMKAALFRTAGRNLLFLCLHHLIVDGVSWRILQEDLSTALRQVKEGRSICLPAKTASFKEWAEALEAYKSSRQLQKERTYWEKVMSQMEQGHIAIDECTDDTGFASLEITLSKEETEQLVHRAGRAFNTEINDLLISAIGMSVQRLTGQAVVSVGLEGHGREEIHTKMEIDRTVGWFTSMYPIVIECNEDLHEMIVATKEMLRKVPNHGLGYGVLKQELPDLAADIHFNYLGQMDAEAKDHRILFNSSGKSAADENAMFRKINISGGILQEMLKFTITYDRSKYSAKIMGRFASMLQDSMRTIILHCLTMDEVAVTLSDTHASDLSEDDLQLINSLFDIE; encoded by the coding sequence CTGCAGAGTAGTATGGATTTGGAACGGGGACCCCTGATGAAAGCGGCACTGTTCCGAACCGCCGGGAGGAACCTCCTCTTCCTCTGCTTGCACCATTTGATTGTGGACGGGGTTTCTTGGCGCATCCTGCAGGAAGACTTGAGCACGGCCTTGCGACAGGTGAAGGAAGGCAGGAGTATCTGCTTGCCGGCCAAGACGGCCTCCTTCAAGGAATGGGCGGAAGCTCTGGAGGCCTATAAAAGCAGCCGGCAGCTTCAAAAAGAACGGACTTATTGGGAAAAGGTCATGTCACAGATGGAACAGGGCCATATTGCAATTGATGAATGTACCGATGATACCGGATTTGCCAGCCTGGAGATTACCTTGAGTAAAGAAGAAACGGAGCAGTTGGTTCACCGGGCAGGCAGGGCTTTTAACACTGAAATAAATGACCTGTTGATCAGCGCCATCGGTATGTCTGTACAAAGGCTGACTGGACAAGCCGTTGTGTCCGTTGGACTGGAAGGCCACGGCCGGGAAGAAATCCATACGAAGATGGAAATTGACCGGACAGTTGGCTGGTTTACAAGCATGTATCCAATTGTCATCGAATGTAATGAAGATCTGCACGAAATGATTGTAGCGACAAAGGAAATGCTGCGGAAAGTTCCGAATCATGGCCTGGGATACGGGGTGCTGAAGCAGGAGCTTCCGGATCTCGCAGCTGACATCCATTTTAATTATTTAGGACAAATGGATGCAGAAGCGAAAGATCACAGGATCCTGTTTAATTCGAGCGGAAAAAGCGCAGCAGATGAGAACGCTATGTTCCGTAAGATCAACATTAGCGGAGGTATCCTGCAGGAAATGTTGAAATTCACTATCACTTATGACAGAAGCAAATACTCAGCAAAAATAATGGGGCGTTTTGCCTCGATGCTTCAGGATTCCATGCGTACAATCATCCTGCATTGTTTGACAATGGATGAAGTTGCGGTGACCCTTTCGGACACGCATGCTTCAGATCTGTCTGAGGACGATTTGCAACTGATCAACTCTCTTTTTGATATCGAGTGA